The proteins below come from a single Tachypleus tridentatus isolate NWPU-2018 chromosome 13, ASM421037v1, whole genome shotgun sequence genomic window:
- the LOC143238688 gene encoding DNA primase large subunit-like isoform X3 → MYIRKMPYRWYGAYSYLTTLDVIKLILASVNNRAMHSFLIQAESILFRFRVSCHTLDEKQRMLQDLYRHTTATLSERFLTSNLNNVLVTIRSVLKQYRKEKYKNLLNLVFQVPFYCALDFVRKREVELQNGIAYLQWSQFDELLVSFFEMTITSGFEQMSNSVCVFHLQEDLRLKRLCRQLQNIFLQNNYKKEYSLVGPRIPLSQSDIDDLSHCFPLCMNHLHSLLRRHHRLQHSGRIQYTLYLKEIGLPVEGAIKFWEKEYSQSPACGHSSSLSHIGCTHEWSKDCRRYVYSLRHLYGCEGGRKDYTAHSCRALQTRLVATSDDGGCPFARFDHSYLRSTLLQRGLMEQDVGEIEVLVAKEDFNKACNKYFWSQVKRYNKKRKGEALSNAVRLKHSNLEKQEIIISCVQEKLLVEGSATSDRQKQQYIKKFENSETFHKIEKCLVDFVGKDSLSELQTHSNDLLKPSNYYWSFRNMLDGLVRPDVE, encoded by the exons ATGTATATCCGAAAAATGCCTTACAGATGGTATGGAGCATATTCATATTTGACCACATTGGATGTAATAAAGTTAAT ATTAGCAAGTGTAAACAACAGAGCAATGCACTCATTTTTGATCCAGGCAGAAAGTATTCTGTTCAGATTCCGAGTAAGCTGTCACACTTTGGATGAGAAACAACGTATGCTGCAAGATCTGTATCGGCATACCACAGCTACCTTGTCGGAAAGGTTCCTGACATCTAACCTAAATAACGTATTAGTTACAATTAGATCTGTCTTGAAAcagtacaggaaagaaaaatataaaaatctattGAATCTGGTTTTTCAAG ttCCATTTTACTGTGCCCTAGACTTTGTGAGAAAAAGAGAGGTGGAATTACAGAATGGTATTGCTTACTTACAGTGGTCACAGTTTGATGAATTGTTGGTGTCATTCTTTGAAATGACTATTACATCTGGCTTTGAACAAATGTCTAACTCTGTTTGTGTGTTCCATCTTCAAGAAGACTTGAGATTAAAGCGTCTATGTCGTCAACTTCAG aacATCTTCCTTCAGAATAACTACAAGAAAGAATACTCATTGGTTGGTCCAAGAATACCTCTCAGTCAGTCAGACATTGATGACCTATCTCATTGCTTTCCTTTGTGTATGAATCACCTTCATTCTTTGTTAAGAAGACATCATAGACTACAGCACTCAGGAAGG ATCCAATACACGCTGTACCTCAAAGAAATTGGACTTCCTGTAGAAGGAGCAATTAAATTTTGGGAAAAAGAATATTCACAGTCTCCAGCTTGTGGTCACAGCAGTTCACTGTCACATATTGGATGCACACATGAGTGGTCAAAGGATTGTCGTCGTTATGTTTACAGTCTTCGCCACCTGTATGGCTGTGAAGGTGGCAGAAAAGATTACACTGCTCATTCCTGTAGGGCATTACAGACAAGATTGGTGGCCACCAGTGATGATGGAGGTTGTCCATTTGCTAGATTTGACCATTCTTATTTGCGGAGCACCTTACTGCAGCGAGGGTTAATG GAGCAGGATGTTGGAGAAATAGAAGTTTTAGTAGCAAAAGAAGATTTTAACAAAGCATGCAACAAGTACTTTTGGTCACAAgtaaaaagatataacaaaaaaagaaaaggagaGGCCCTTTCAAATGCTGTTAGATTGAAGCATTCTAATCTTGAGAAGCAGGAGATTATTATAAGTTGTGtacaagaaaaattattagtAGAAGGTTCAGCAACTAGTGATAGACAGAAGCAACAGTAtattaagaaatttgaaaattctgaaacatttcACAAAATTGAAAAATGCTTAGTTGATTTTGTGGGTAAAGATAGCTTATCAGAATTACAGACCCAttcaaatgatttattaaaacCCTCTAATTATTATTGGTCATTCAGAAACATGCTAGACGGGTTAGTACGACCTGATGTAGAGTGA
- the LOC143238688 gene encoding DNA primase large subunit-like isoform X1: protein MVWSIFIFDHIGCNKVNEMTFYIKPPHGSIPLEQFHELGKKRLQFLQKLVSTGGNFDHIKSLVEEASVVEDSDCFIDGTMKDRISHFVLRLASVNNRAMHSFLIQAESILFRFRVSCHTLDEKQRMLQDLYRHTTATLSERFLTSNLNNVLVTIRSVLKQYRKEKYKNLLNLVFQVPFYCALDFVRKREVELQNGIAYLQWSQFDELLVSFFEMTITSGFEQMSNSVCVFHLQEDLRLKRLCRQLQNIFLQNNYKKEYSLVGPRIPLSQSDIDDLSHCFPLCMNHLHSLLRRHHRLQHSGRIQYTLYLKEIGLPVEGAIKFWEKEYSQSPACGHSSSLSHIGCTHEWSKDCRRYVYSLRHLYGCEGGRKDYTAHSCRALQTRLVATSDDGGCPFARFDHSYLRSTLLQRGLMEQDVGEIEVLVAKEDFNKACNKYFWSQVKRYNKKRKGEALSNAVRLKHSNLEKQEIIISCVQEKLLVEGSATSDRQKQQYIKKFENSETFHKIEKCLVDFVGKDSLSELQTHSNDLLKPSNYYWSFRNMLDGLVRPDVE from the exons ATGGTATGGAGCATATTCATATTTGACCACATTGGATGTAATAAAGTTAAT gaaaTGACGTTTTATATCAAACCACCTCATGGTTCTATACCTTTGGAGCAGTTTCACGAGCTTGGTAAAAAGAGACTACAGTTTTTACAGAAGTTAGTTTCCACAGGTGGTAATTTTGATCACATAAAGTCATTAGTTGAAGAAGCCAGTGTTGTTGAGGATTCAGATTGTTTTATAGATGGAACGATGAAAGACAGGATATCTCATTTTGTGTTACG ATTAGCAAGTGTAAACAACAGAGCAATGCACTCATTTTTGATCCAGGCAGAAAGTATTCTGTTCAGATTCCGAGTAAGCTGTCACACTTTGGATGAGAAACAACGTATGCTGCAAGATCTGTATCGGCATACCACAGCTACCTTGTCGGAAAGGTTCCTGACATCTAACCTAAATAACGTATTAGTTACAATTAGATCTGTCTTGAAAcagtacaggaaagaaaaatataaaaatctattGAATCTGGTTTTTCAAG ttCCATTTTACTGTGCCCTAGACTTTGTGAGAAAAAGAGAGGTGGAATTACAGAATGGTATTGCTTACTTACAGTGGTCACAGTTTGATGAATTGTTGGTGTCATTCTTTGAAATGACTATTACATCTGGCTTTGAACAAATGTCTAACTCTGTTTGTGTGTTCCATCTTCAAGAAGACTTGAGATTAAAGCGTCTATGTCGTCAACTTCAG aacATCTTCCTTCAGAATAACTACAAGAAAGAATACTCATTGGTTGGTCCAAGAATACCTCTCAGTCAGTCAGACATTGATGACCTATCTCATTGCTTTCCTTTGTGTATGAATCACCTTCATTCTTTGTTAAGAAGACATCATAGACTACAGCACTCAGGAAGG ATCCAATACACGCTGTACCTCAAAGAAATTGGACTTCCTGTAGAAGGAGCAATTAAATTTTGGGAAAAAGAATATTCACAGTCTCCAGCTTGTGGTCACAGCAGTTCACTGTCACATATTGGATGCACACATGAGTGGTCAAAGGATTGTCGTCGTTATGTTTACAGTCTTCGCCACCTGTATGGCTGTGAAGGTGGCAGAAAAGATTACACTGCTCATTCCTGTAGGGCATTACAGACAAGATTGGTGGCCACCAGTGATGATGGAGGTTGTCCATTTGCTAGATTTGACCATTCTTATTTGCGGAGCACCTTACTGCAGCGAGGGTTAATG GAGCAGGATGTTGGAGAAATAGAAGTTTTAGTAGCAAAAGAAGATTTTAACAAAGCATGCAACAAGTACTTTTGGTCACAAgtaaaaagatataacaaaaaaagaaaaggagaGGCCCTTTCAAATGCTGTTAGATTGAAGCATTCTAATCTTGAGAAGCAGGAGATTATTATAAGTTGTGtacaagaaaaattattagtAGAAGGTTCAGCAACTAGTGATAGACAGAAGCAACAGTAtattaagaaatttgaaaattctgaaacatttcACAAAATTGAAAAATGCTTAGTTGATTTTGTGGGTAAAGATAGCTTATCAGAATTACAGACCCAttcaaatgatttattaaaacCCTCTAATTATTATTGGTCATTCAGAAACATGCTAGACGGGTTAGTACGACCTGATGTAGAGTGA
- the LOC143238688 gene encoding DNA primase large subunit-like isoform X2, translating into MTFYIKPPHGSIPLEQFHELGKKRLQFLQKLVSTGGNFDHIKSLVEEASVVEDSDCFIDGTMKDRISHFVLRLASVNNRAMHSFLIQAESILFRFRVSCHTLDEKQRMLQDLYRHTTATLSERFLTSNLNNVLVTIRSVLKQYRKEKYKNLLNLVFQVPFYCALDFVRKREVELQNGIAYLQWSQFDELLVSFFEMTITSGFEQMSNSVCVFHLQEDLRLKRLCRQLQNIFLQNNYKKEYSLVGPRIPLSQSDIDDLSHCFPLCMNHLHSLLRRHHRLQHSGRIQYTLYLKEIGLPVEGAIKFWEKEYSQSPACGHSSSLSHIGCTHEWSKDCRRYVYSLRHLYGCEGGRKDYTAHSCRALQTRLVATSDDGGCPFARFDHSYLRSTLLQRGLMEQDVGEIEVLVAKEDFNKACNKYFWSQVKRYNKKRKGEALSNAVRLKHSNLEKQEIIISCVQEKLLVEGSATSDRQKQQYIKKFENSETFHKIEKCLVDFVGKDSLSELQTHSNDLLKPSNYYWSFRNMLDGLVRPDVE; encoded by the exons aTGACGTTTTATATCAAACCACCTCATGGTTCTATACCTTTGGAGCAGTTTCACGAGCTTGGTAAAAAGAGACTACAGTTTTTACAGAAGTTAGTTTCCACAGGTGGTAATTTTGATCACATAAAGTCATTAGTTGAAGAAGCCAGTGTTGTTGAGGATTCAGATTGTTTTATAGATGGAACGATGAAAGACAGGATATCTCATTTTGTGTTACG ATTAGCAAGTGTAAACAACAGAGCAATGCACTCATTTTTGATCCAGGCAGAAAGTATTCTGTTCAGATTCCGAGTAAGCTGTCACACTTTGGATGAGAAACAACGTATGCTGCAAGATCTGTATCGGCATACCACAGCTACCTTGTCGGAAAGGTTCCTGACATCTAACCTAAATAACGTATTAGTTACAATTAGATCTGTCTTGAAAcagtacaggaaagaaaaatataaaaatctattGAATCTGGTTTTTCAAG ttCCATTTTACTGTGCCCTAGACTTTGTGAGAAAAAGAGAGGTGGAATTACAGAATGGTATTGCTTACTTACAGTGGTCACAGTTTGATGAATTGTTGGTGTCATTCTTTGAAATGACTATTACATCTGGCTTTGAACAAATGTCTAACTCTGTTTGTGTGTTCCATCTTCAAGAAGACTTGAGATTAAAGCGTCTATGTCGTCAACTTCAG aacATCTTCCTTCAGAATAACTACAAGAAAGAATACTCATTGGTTGGTCCAAGAATACCTCTCAGTCAGTCAGACATTGATGACCTATCTCATTGCTTTCCTTTGTGTATGAATCACCTTCATTCTTTGTTAAGAAGACATCATAGACTACAGCACTCAGGAAGG ATCCAATACACGCTGTACCTCAAAGAAATTGGACTTCCTGTAGAAGGAGCAATTAAATTTTGGGAAAAAGAATATTCACAGTCTCCAGCTTGTGGTCACAGCAGTTCACTGTCACATATTGGATGCACACATGAGTGGTCAAAGGATTGTCGTCGTTATGTTTACAGTCTTCGCCACCTGTATGGCTGTGAAGGTGGCAGAAAAGATTACACTGCTCATTCCTGTAGGGCATTACAGACAAGATTGGTGGCCACCAGTGATGATGGAGGTTGTCCATTTGCTAGATTTGACCATTCTTATTTGCGGAGCACCTTACTGCAGCGAGGGTTAATG GAGCAGGATGTTGGAGAAATAGAAGTTTTAGTAGCAAAAGAAGATTTTAACAAAGCATGCAACAAGTACTTTTGGTCACAAgtaaaaagatataacaaaaaaagaaaaggagaGGCCCTTTCAAATGCTGTTAGATTGAAGCATTCTAATCTTGAGAAGCAGGAGATTATTATAAGTTGTGtacaagaaaaattattagtAGAAGGTTCAGCAACTAGTGATAGACAGAAGCAACAGTAtattaagaaatttgaaaattctgaaacatttcACAAAATTGAAAAATGCTTAGTTGATTTTGTGGGTAAAGATAGCTTATCAGAATTACAGACCCAttcaaatgatttattaaaacCCTCTAATTATTATTGGTCATTCAGAAACATGCTAGACGGGTTAGTACGACCTGATGTAGAGTGA
- the LOC143238689 gene encoding uncharacterized protein LOC143238689, translating into MGIVSAENVHMAGLLSICLATVGLGLVIGGGVLTGIAYTEVPPPFDDPNYDRYKGSNPKRIVGPIMMVFGALLMLSGCIYFAYALWISSRKMKKAYSVSGEPKSVTIPLT; encoded by the coding sequence ATGGGAATCGTGTCAGCAGAAAATGTCCACATGGCAGGCCTACTCAGCATCTGTTTGGCAACAGTTGGACTAGGCCTAGTAATAGGTGGTGGTGTGCTGACGGGTATAGCTTATACAGAGGTTCCTCCACCTTTTGATGACCCTAATTATGATCGTTATAAGGGGTCAAATCCTAAAAGAATTGTTGGACCAATCATGATGGTTTTTGGGGCTTTACTTATGCTGAGTGGATGCATTTATTTTGCCTACGCCTTATGGATATccagtagaaaaatgaaaaaagcataCAGTGTGAGTGGTGAACCCAAGTCTGTCACTATTCCTCTTACGTAG